Proteins encoded in a region of the Orcinus orca chromosome 8, mOrcOrc1.1, whole genome shotgun sequence genome:
- the NPAS4 gene encoding neuronal PAS domain-containing protein 4 isoform X1 has protein sequence MYRSTKGASKARRDQINAEIRNLKELLPLAEADKVRLSYLHIMSLACIYTRKGVFFAGGTPLAGPTGLLSAQELEDIVAALPGFLLVFTAEGKLLYLSESVSEHLGHSMVDLVAQGDSIYDIIDPADHLTVRQQLTLPSALDNDRLFRCRFNTSKSLRRQSAGNKLVLIRGRFHAHPPGAYWAGNPVFTAFCAPLETRPRPGPGPGPGPGPASLFLAMFQSHHAKDLALLDISESVLIYLGFERSELLCKSWYGLLHPEDLGHASAQHYRLLAESGDIQAEMVVRLLAKPGGWAWIYCLLYSEGPEGPITANNYPISDTEAWSLRQQLNSEETQAAYVLGTPTMLPSFPESILSQEQCSGPNPLFTMGPPRSTNFPSAPELGAVSTPEELPRPPKELGFSYLTFPSGPEPSLQADLSKDLVCTPPYTPHQPGGCAFLFSLHEPFQTHLPTPSSSLQEQLTPSTVTFSDQLTPSSATFPDPLTSPLQGQLTETSARSYEDPCTSTFPDQLLPTTANFPERLNSPTHEQVTSPSTAFQAHLNSPSQTFPEQLSPNPTKTYFAQEGCSFLYEKLPPSPSSPGNGDCTLLALAQLRGPLSVDVPLVPEGLLTPEASPVKQSFFHYSEKEQNEIDRLIQQISQLAQGMDRPFSAEAGTGGLEPLGGLEPLDPNLSLAGAGPPVLSLDLKPWKCQDLDFLTDPDIFLEETPVEDIFMDLSTPDPNGEWSSEDPEAAVPGGAPSPRNNLSPEDSSFLEDLATYETAFETGVSAFPYDGFTDELHQLQSQVQDSFHEGELSQNVQELKFLSCQ, from the exons ATGTATCGCTCCACCAAGGGCGCCTCCAAGGCGCGCCGCGACCAGATCAACGCTGAGATCCGGAACCTCAAGGAGCTGCTGCCGCTGGCCGAAGCGGACAAGGTCCGGCTGTCCTACCTGCACATTATGAGTCTTGCCTGCATCTACACTCGCAAGGGCGTCTTCTTCGCTGGAG GCACTCCTCTGGCGGGCCCCACAGGGCTTCTCTCAGCTCAAGAGCTTGAAGACATAGTGGCAGCACTACCTGGATTCCTGCTTGTGTTCACGGCGGAGGGGAAGCTGCTATATCTCTCTGAGAGTGTGAGCGAGCATCTGGGCCACTCCATG GTGGACCTGGTTGCCCAGGGTGACAGTATCTACGACATCATTGATCCAGCTGACCACCTAACTGTGCGCCAGCAACTCACCCTGCCCTCTGCTCTGGATAATG ATCGCCTCTTCCGCTGTCGCTTCAACACTTCCAAGTCCCTCAGGCGCCAGAGTGCAGGCAACAAACTGGTGCTTATTCGAGGCCGATTCCACGCTCACCCACCTGGGGCCTACTGGGCAGGAAATCCTGTGTTCACAGCTTTCTGTGCTCCACTGGAGACAAGACcccgccctggccctggccctggccctggtccTGGCCCTGCCTCACTTTTCTTGGCCATGTTCCAGAGCCATCACGCTAAGGACCTGGCCCTGCTGGACATCTCAGAGAG TGTCCTAATCTACCTGGGCTTTGAGCGCAGTGAACTGCTCTGTAAATCATGGTATGGACTGCTGCACCCTGAGGACTTGGGCCACGCTTCTGCTCAACACTACCGCCTGT tGGCTGAGAGTGGAGATATTCAAGCAGAGATGGTGGTGAGACTGCTGGCCAAGCCTGGAGGCTGGGCATGGATTTATTGCCTTTTATATTCAGAAGGTCCGGAGGGTCCCATTACTGCCAATAACTACCCAATCAG tgACACGGAAGCCTGGAGCCTCCGCCAGCAGTTAAACTCTGAAGAAACCCAGGCAGCCTATGTCCTGGGCACCCCGACCATGCTGCCCTCATTCCCGGAGAGTATCCTCTCGCAGGAGCAATGCTCTGGCCCTAATCCACTCTTCACCATGGGGCCTCCCCGAAGCACCAATTTCCCCAGTGCTCCTGAGCTGGGTGCTGTCTCAACACCAGAAGAGCTTCCCCGACCCCCCAAAGAGCTTGGCTTCAGTTACCTGACATTTCCATCTGGCCCTGAGCCTTCTCTTCAAGCAGACCTGAGCAAGGATCTTGTGTGCACCCCACCCTACACGCCCCACCAGCCGGGAGGCTGTGCTTTCCTCTTCAGCCTCCATGAGCCCTTCCAGACCCACTTGCCCACTCCATCCAGCTCTCTCCAAGAACAGCTGACTCCGAGCACTGTGACCTTCTCTGATCAATTGACGCCCAGCAGTGCAACTTTCCCAGATCCACTGACTAGCCCACTACAAGGCCAACTGACTGAAACCTCAGCCAGAAGCTATGAAGATCCTTGCACCTCCACTTTCCCAgatcagctgcttcccaccactgCCAACTTCCCAGAGCGTCTGAACAGCCCTACCCATGAGCAGGTGACTTCTCCAAGCACAGCATTCCAAGCACACCTGAACAGCCCCAGCCAAACTTTCCCAGAGCAACTGAGCCCTAATCCCACCAAGACTTACTTCGCCCAGGAGGGATGCAGTTTTCTCTATGAGAAGTTGCCCCCAAGTCCTAGCAGCCCTGGTAATGGGGACTGCACACTCCTGGCCCTAGCCCAGCTCCGGGGCCCCCTCTCTGTGGATGTCCCCCTGGTGCCCGAAGGCCTGCTTACACCTGAGGCCTCTCCAGTCAAGCAGAGCTTCTTCCACTATTCGGAGAAGGAGCAGAATGAGATAGACCGTCTTATCCAGCAGATCAGCCAGTTGGCTCAGGGCATGGACAGGCCCTTCTCAGCAGAGGCTGGCACGGGTGGGCTAGAGCCACTTGGCGGGCTGGAGCCCCTGGACCCTAACCTTTCCCTGGCAGGAGCTGGCCCCCCTGTGCTCAGCCTGGACCTAAAACCCTGGAAATGCCAGGACCTGGATTTCCTGACTGACCCTGATATATTCCTGGAAGAGACGCCCGTGGAAGACATCTTCATGGATCTCTCTACCCCAGACCCCAATGGGGAATGGAGTTCAGAGGATCCTGAGGCAGCAGTCCCAGGAGGGGCCCCATCACCTCGCAACAACCTGTCCCCAGAAGATAGCAGCTTCCTGGAGGACCTGGCCACATACGAAACCGCCTTTGAGACAGGTGTCTCAGCATTCCCCTACGATGGGTTTACTGATGAGTTGCATCAACTCCAGAGCCAAGTTCAAGACAGCTTCCATGAAGGTGAGTTGAGCCAAAATGTTCAAGAACTCAAGTTCCTCTCCTGCCAATGA
- the NPAS4 gene encoding neuronal PAS domain-containing protein 4 isoform X2 encodes MYRSTKGASKARRDQINAEIRNLKELLPLAEADKVRLSYLHIMSLACIYTRKGVFFAGGTPLAGPTGLLSAQELEDIVAALPGFLLVFTAEGKLLYLSESVSEHLGHSMVDLVAQGDSIYDIIDPADHLTVRQQLTLPSALDNDRLFRCRFNTSKSLRRQSAGNKLVLIRGRFHAHPPGAYWAGNPVFTAFCAPLETRPRPGPGPGPGPGPASLFLAMFQSHHAKDLALLDISESVLIYLGFERSELLCKSWYGLLHPEDLGHASAQHYRLLAESGDIQAEMVVRLLAKPGGWAWIYCLLYSEGPEGPITANNYPISDTEAWSLRQQLNSEETQAAYVLGTPTMLPSFPESILSQEQCSGPNPLFTMGPPRSTNFPSAPELGAVSTPEELPRPPKELGFSYLTFPSGPEPSLQADLSKDLVCTPPYTPHQPGGCAFLFSLHEPFQTHLPTPSSSLQEQLTPSTVTFSDQLTPSSATFPDPLTSPLQGQLTETSARSYEDPCTSTFPDQLLPTTANFPERLNSPTHEQVTSPSTAFQAHLNSPSQTFPEQLSPNPTKTYFAQEGCSFLYEKLPPSPSSPGNGDCTLLALAQLRGPLSVDVPLVPEGLLTPEASPVKQSFFHYSEKEQNEIDRLIQQISQLAQGMDRPFSAEAGTGGLEPLGGLEPLDPNLSLAGAGPPVLSLDLKPWKCQDLDFLTDPDIFLEETPVEDIFMDLSTPDPNGEWSSEDPEAAVPGGAPSPRNNLSPEDSSFLEDLATYETAFETGVSAFPYDGFTDELHQLQSQVQDSFHEDGSGGEPTF; translated from the exons ATGTATCGCTCCACCAAGGGCGCCTCCAAGGCGCGCCGCGACCAGATCAACGCTGAGATCCGGAACCTCAAGGAGCTGCTGCCGCTGGCCGAAGCGGACAAGGTCCGGCTGTCCTACCTGCACATTATGAGTCTTGCCTGCATCTACACTCGCAAGGGCGTCTTCTTCGCTGGAG GCACTCCTCTGGCGGGCCCCACAGGGCTTCTCTCAGCTCAAGAGCTTGAAGACATAGTGGCAGCACTACCTGGATTCCTGCTTGTGTTCACGGCGGAGGGGAAGCTGCTATATCTCTCTGAGAGTGTGAGCGAGCATCTGGGCCACTCCATG GTGGACCTGGTTGCCCAGGGTGACAGTATCTACGACATCATTGATCCAGCTGACCACCTAACTGTGCGCCAGCAACTCACCCTGCCCTCTGCTCTGGATAATG ATCGCCTCTTCCGCTGTCGCTTCAACACTTCCAAGTCCCTCAGGCGCCAGAGTGCAGGCAACAAACTGGTGCTTATTCGAGGCCGATTCCACGCTCACCCACCTGGGGCCTACTGGGCAGGAAATCCTGTGTTCACAGCTTTCTGTGCTCCACTGGAGACAAGACcccgccctggccctggccctggccctggtccTGGCCCTGCCTCACTTTTCTTGGCCATGTTCCAGAGCCATCACGCTAAGGACCTGGCCCTGCTGGACATCTCAGAGAG TGTCCTAATCTACCTGGGCTTTGAGCGCAGTGAACTGCTCTGTAAATCATGGTATGGACTGCTGCACCCTGAGGACTTGGGCCACGCTTCTGCTCAACACTACCGCCTGT tGGCTGAGAGTGGAGATATTCAAGCAGAGATGGTGGTGAGACTGCTGGCCAAGCCTGGAGGCTGGGCATGGATTTATTGCCTTTTATATTCAGAAGGTCCGGAGGGTCCCATTACTGCCAATAACTACCCAATCAG tgACACGGAAGCCTGGAGCCTCCGCCAGCAGTTAAACTCTGAAGAAACCCAGGCAGCCTATGTCCTGGGCACCCCGACCATGCTGCCCTCATTCCCGGAGAGTATCCTCTCGCAGGAGCAATGCTCTGGCCCTAATCCACTCTTCACCATGGGGCCTCCCCGAAGCACCAATTTCCCCAGTGCTCCTGAGCTGGGTGCTGTCTCAACACCAGAAGAGCTTCCCCGACCCCCCAAAGAGCTTGGCTTCAGTTACCTGACATTTCCATCTGGCCCTGAGCCTTCTCTTCAAGCAGACCTGAGCAAGGATCTTGTGTGCACCCCACCCTACACGCCCCACCAGCCGGGAGGCTGTGCTTTCCTCTTCAGCCTCCATGAGCCCTTCCAGACCCACTTGCCCACTCCATCCAGCTCTCTCCAAGAACAGCTGACTCCGAGCACTGTGACCTTCTCTGATCAATTGACGCCCAGCAGTGCAACTTTCCCAGATCCACTGACTAGCCCACTACAAGGCCAACTGACTGAAACCTCAGCCAGAAGCTATGAAGATCCTTGCACCTCCACTTTCCCAgatcagctgcttcccaccactgCCAACTTCCCAGAGCGTCTGAACAGCCCTACCCATGAGCAGGTGACTTCTCCAAGCACAGCATTCCAAGCACACCTGAACAGCCCCAGCCAAACTTTCCCAGAGCAACTGAGCCCTAATCCCACCAAGACTTACTTCGCCCAGGAGGGATGCAGTTTTCTCTATGAGAAGTTGCCCCCAAGTCCTAGCAGCCCTGGTAATGGGGACTGCACACTCCTGGCCCTAGCCCAGCTCCGGGGCCCCCTCTCTGTGGATGTCCCCCTGGTGCCCGAAGGCCTGCTTACACCTGAGGCCTCTCCAGTCAAGCAGAGCTTCTTCCACTATTCGGAGAAGGAGCAGAATGAGATAGACCGTCTTATCCAGCAGATCAGCCAGTTGGCTCAGGGCATGGACAGGCCCTTCTCAGCAGAGGCTGGCACGGGTGGGCTAGAGCCACTTGGCGGGCTGGAGCCCCTGGACCCTAACCTTTCCCTGGCAGGAGCTGGCCCCCCTGTGCTCAGCCTGGACCTAAAACCCTGGAAATGCCAGGACCTGGATTTCCTGACTGACCCTGATATATTCCTGGAAGAGACGCCCGTGGAAGACATCTTCATGGATCTCTCTACCCCAGACCCCAATGGGGAATGGAGTTCAGAGGATCCTGAGGCAGCAGTCCCAGGAGGGGCCCCATCACCTCGCAACAACCTGTCCCCAGAAGATAGCAGCTTCCTGGAGGACCTGGCCACATACGAAACCGCCTTTGAGACAGGTGTCTCAGCATTCCCCTACGATGGGTTTACTGATGAGTTGCATCAACTCCAGAGCCAAGTTCAAGACAGCTTCCATGAAG atgGAAGTGGAGGGGAACCAACGTTTTGA